From Kaistella polysaccharea:
AAACGCGTTTGCGGCATTGGTCCTTCAAAAGCATCTACTAAAAGTAAAACACCATCTGCCATTTTCAAAACTCTTTCTACTTCACCACCGAAATCGGCGTGACCAGGAGTATCGATTACATTAATTTTGGTGTCTTTGTAGGTTACCGAAATATTTTTTGATAAAATGGTAATTCCTCTCTCACGTTCCAAATCATTGTTGTCCATGATAAGGTCACCTGACTCTTGATTTTCACGGAAAACACTGGTAGCGTGAATGATTTTGTCAACCAAAGTCGTTTTCCCGTGGTCAACGTGCGCAATAATTGCGATATTTCTAATGTTTTGCATATTCGTTTTTTGACCGTGCAAAAGTAATCTTTTTTCGGGAAATATGTTTATAAGTTTTTGAATTTAATAAATTTTTATGTTAATTTTTGGTGAAAGTTTAATATCTTTTGAATACAATGCCGTTTTTCTGACTTATTCTAATCAATCATATTATATTCCAGACGTTGTCATTTTCTTTAATTTGATGAATTTTTCTAAAATGGTTCCAAATAAAAAAGAGACTATGAAGTCTCTTATGATATGGTCTGATAAATATTTATTTTAAACCTCTTTTAAATAGGTGTACAGGTTGTCTTTTAAATGGACTCTTTTTTTACGAAGTTCAGTTAAGTGCTCATCAGTCGTATGATTTTGTTCGCCGTCTTCGTAATGCTGAATGAGCGCGTTTACTTCTTCATAGTTTACATACATTTTTCTGAAAACATCGTCCTTCAATTTATATTCGGTAATCTTAGACTGCAATTCGGGAAACTCTAGGGTAAGACTGTGATTTTCCATGACTTTAAATATTTAAATTTTAATACATTAAAGTTACTCAAAAACTTCTTAGTTTTTTTTTAAAAAATCAGTTTTTTAACCACCGAAAGCCTGACATTAATCATACAAAAGTATATTTGGATCAACTTTATTAATTTGAACAGTAATACTTCCAGGTCCTTTTTTTACAAATAAAATTGCGGGTCGATTCAGCTGATTCAATTTGAGTAACCTGCAATCGTTGTTGTATAAATTTTTCAGTAAAAATATTGGTGAGCGATTGCTCCAAAATAAATATGAGTTTCGGTTTAAAGGAAGACAAGTAAAATTACTTAATTATTAATTATTCGCAGTAATTTCAGTAATGTTTATGTGACAAGTACTAAAAATTAAGATATTGTACAAATCAGGAATTTCTTCAGTATACTCATATTTATAATTAGGAATCATTCTTGCTGTAAATTATTCACATTTAAATCTTTAAATTATGGACACAAAAAGACTTTCTTCTTCCCTCGAAGAAGCACTAAGCACCCAAATGAATGTTGAACTTTCCCAATCACACACCTATTTATCTTATGGAATCTGGGCGACCGATAAAGGTTATGGTGGAATAGGAAATTTTCTTTTCCGGCACTCTCTTGAAGAAAGAAATCACGCAATAAAATTCATGCAGTATATTTTAAACAGAGGTGGTAAACCCACGGTCACAGCTTTGGGGGCGCCAGCTCCCGATCCTCAAAGTTTACAGAATTGTTTTAATCAGGTTTTTAAACATGAAGTTGATAATACCGAGAAAATCTACAATTTGGT
This genomic window contains:
- a CDS encoding YdcH family protein — translated: MENHSLTLEFPELQSKITEYKLKDDVFRKMYVNYEEVNALIQHYEDGEQNHTTDEHLTELRKKRVHLKDNLYTYLKEV
- a CDS encoding ferritin, with translation MDTKRLSSSLEEALSTQMNVELSQSHTYLSYGIWATDKGYGGIGNFLFRHSLEERNHAIKFMQYILNRGGKPTVTALGAPAPDPQSLQNCFNQVFKHEVDNTEKIYNLVNMAMEEKDWATWNFLQWFVKEQIEEETLAMDLIDKLKIAGGDRATDESLFNLDKDLGAAEDDAELARNATSENP